One segment of Bradyrhizobium sp. CB2312 DNA contains the following:
- a CDS encoding ATPase, T2SS/T4P/T4SS family: MKGMQDVAVDTFKQHLLAKRSLPSRALARLDGPTDAGSGRSLRELWETMDLSSAEFADEVSEHFRLPRLGLPQLLSITPCLDGFSHRFLRESTVFPFRSSSGTYGIAIADPLDAAAIRAAEIVFGTRVDIVVASYEDITTALDQRTGAAETSADEGVRLQQQSDDDIESLRDLASGAPVVRALNDLLERAVDLRASDIHVEPFRAGLTVRMRVDGLLRALPSPQAIPPQALISRIKILASLNIAERRLPQDGAARVRVGRSEIDVRVATMPTQHGESAVIRLLPRDRGLLEMSKLGLGARDEGAMTRMLAMPHGMIVITGPTGSGKTTTLATMLSILNEPTRKILTIEDPVEYEIPGINQSQVKPSIGLTFASAMRAFVRQDPDVIMVGEVRDAETAHIAIHAALTGHLVLTTLHTETAAAAVPRLIDLGIEGFLLKSTLRAVVAQRLVRMLCERCKVPHTLTEADIAKDPRFAVIGFKCGEVVHEAGGCERCGGTGYRGRNGVFEILEMSDEVRGLIGPRTDSHSIDSAAMRGGMTTMLEDAVAKCRAGLTTVPEVFRVTTVR, from the coding sequence GTGAAGGGCATGCAAGACGTCGCGGTCGACACCTTCAAGCAGCATCTTCTTGCAAAGCGCTCGTTACCGTCACGTGCGCTTGCGCGCCTCGATGGTCCGACAGATGCCGGATCCGGTCGGTCGCTTCGCGAGCTGTGGGAGACAATGGACCTTTCGTCAGCTGAATTTGCCGACGAGGTCTCGGAACATTTTCGGCTGCCGCGGCTGGGTCTTCCGCAGTTACTGTCAATCACGCCTTGCCTCGACGGCTTCTCACATAGATTCCTGCGGGAATCGACCGTATTTCCATTCCGCTCTTCGAGCGGAACTTATGGAATAGCGATTGCCGATCCTTTGGATGCCGCCGCCATCCGCGCCGCCGAGATTGTCTTCGGCACGCGGGTCGACATTGTCGTCGCGTCGTATGAAGATATTACGACAGCTCTCGACCAAAGGACCGGCGCCGCCGAAACAAGTGCGGACGAAGGCGTCCGGTTGCAGCAGCAGTCCGACGACGACATCGAGAGCCTGCGCGATCTCGCCAGCGGCGCACCTGTGGTGCGCGCGCTCAACGATCTATTGGAGCGCGCGGTGGACTTGCGTGCCAGCGACATTCACGTCGAGCCATTCCGCGCCGGGCTCACCGTGCGCATGCGCGTCGACGGCCTGCTGCGCGCGCTGCCGTCGCCGCAAGCCATCCCGCCGCAGGCGCTGATCTCGCGCATCAAGATCCTCGCCAGCCTCAACATCGCCGAACGGCGCCTGCCGCAGGACGGCGCCGCGCGCGTGCGCGTCGGGCGCAGCGAGATCGACGTTCGCGTCGCCACCATGCCGACGCAGCATGGCGAGAGCGCCGTCATCCGTTTGTTGCCGCGCGACCGCGGCCTCCTCGAAATGAGTAAGCTCGGCCTCGGCGCGCGCGACGAGGGCGCGATGACGCGGATGCTGGCGATGCCGCACGGCATGATCGTCATCACCGGGCCGACCGGCAGCGGCAAGACCACGACGCTTGCGACCATGCTGTCGATCCTGAACGAGCCGACACGCAAGATCCTCACCATCGAGGATCCCGTCGAGTACGAGATCCCGGGCATCAACCAGTCCCAGGTCAAGCCGTCGATCGGGCTGACCTTCGCCTCCGCCATGCGCGCCTTCGTGCGTCAGGACCCCGACGTGATCATGGTCGGCGAGGTCCGCGACGCCGAGACCGCTCATATCGCCATCCATGCCGCACTGACAGGCCATCTCGTGCTGACGACGCTGCACACCGAGACGGCGGCGGCCGCCGTGCCGCGCCTGATCGATCTCGGCATCGAGGGATTTTTGCTGAAGTCCACCTTGCGCGCCGTGGTGGCGCAGCGCCTGGTGCGCATGCTCTGCGAGCGCTGCAAGGTGCCGCACACGCTGACCGAGGCGGATATTGCCAAGGACCCGCGCTTTGCGGTGATCGGTTTCAAGTGCGGCGAGGTCGTGCACGAGGCCGGCGGCTGCGAACGCTGCGGCGGCACCGGTTATCGCGGTCGCAACGGCGTGTTCGAGATCCTCGAAATGTCCGACGAGGTGCGCGGGCTGATCGGGCCGCGGACCGACTCCCACTCCATCGATTCCGCCGCGATGCGCGGTGGCATGACGACGATGCTGGAGGATGCGGTCGCCAAATGCCGGGCCGGGCTCACCACCGTGCCCGAGGTCTTCCGCGTCACGACGGTGCGCTAG
- a CDS encoding A24 family peptidase, with the protein MADEETAPSLALGIALLLGVFASLVIAPGAEGLYGAFLAALMLAIAANDARHYLIPNELTGAAFALALLRAGAFVPDIGIEALLWPLARAVAVALPLLLLMLVYRYWRGRDGLGLGDVKLAAVCGAWLDLATVVAVIELAALLAIGAYVGNAVLQRKRLRATAFLPFGLFLAPAIWIGWLGETWYVNWLGGWPG; encoded by the coding sequence GTGGCGGACGAAGAGACGGCCCCTTCACTGGCGCTCGGCATCGCCCTGCTGCTGGGTGTGTTCGCGAGCCTCGTCATCGCGCCCGGCGCGGAAGGCCTCTACGGCGCGTTCCTGGCCGCGCTGATGCTGGCGATCGCGGCGAATGACGCGCGCCACTACCTCATCCCGAACGAGCTGACGGGCGCAGCTTTCGCCCTCGCCCTGCTCCGCGCCGGCGCGTTCGTACCCGACATCGGCATCGAGGCGCTGCTCTGGCCGCTGGCCCGCGCGGTGGCAGTCGCGCTGCCACTGCTGCTGCTGATGCTGGTCTACCGCTACTGGCGCGGCCGCGACGGGCTCGGGCTCGGCGACGTCAAGCTGGCTGCGGTGTGCGGGGCCTGGCTCGATCTTGCCACCGTGGTTGCGGTGATCGAGCTTGCCGCGCTGCTCGCGATCGGCGCCTATGTCGGCAACGCCGTGCTGCAAAGGAAGCGGCTGCGCGCGACCGCCTTCCTGCCGTTTGGGCTGTTCCTGGCGCCGGCGATCTGGATCGGCTGGCTGGGCGAGACCTGGTATGTGAACTGGCTCGGCGGCTGGCCGGGCTAA
- a CDS encoding enoyl-CoA hydratase/isomerase family protein produces the protein MNAPTTANEDLLYSVTDGIARITFNRPQARNAMTFAMYDRMAEICQEINADRSIKALILTGAGDKAFASGTDISQFRAFKTAQDALDYEARIDRVLGTLEQCRVPVIAAIAGACTGGGAGIAACCDLRIGTETTRMGFPIARTLGNCLSMSNISRVVALVGPARTKDLIFKARLVEAPEALALGLLNEVVPDVETLQRRADETAKLVASHAPLTLEATKEAVRRIRRTLSREEGEDLILKAYMSEDFREGMDAFLNKRTPVWKGK, from the coding sequence ATGAACGCACCGACGACTGCCAACGAAGACCTGCTCTACTCCGTCACGGACGGCATCGCGCGGATCACCTTCAACCGCCCCCAGGCGCGCAACGCAATGACCTTCGCCATGTATGACCGCATGGCGGAGATCTGCCAGGAGATCAACGCCGACCGATCGATCAAGGCGCTGATCCTCACCGGCGCCGGCGACAAGGCCTTCGCCTCCGGCACCGACATTTCGCAATTCCGCGCGTTCAAGACCGCGCAGGACGCGCTCGACTACGAGGCCCGTATCGACCGCGTGCTCGGCACGCTCGAGCAGTGCCGCGTGCCGGTGATCGCGGCGATCGCGGGCGCCTGCACCGGCGGCGGTGCCGGCATTGCGGCCTGCTGCGACTTGCGCATCGGGACCGAAACGACGCGCATGGGCTTTCCGATCGCGCGCACGCTCGGCAATTGCCTTTCGATGTCCAACATCAGTCGCGTCGTCGCGCTGGTGGGACCGGCCCGCACCAAGGATCTGATCTTCAAGGCGCGCCTCGTCGAGGCGCCGGAAGCGCTTGCGCTCGGCCTGCTGAATGAGGTGGTGCCCGACGTCGAGACGCTCCAGCGCCGCGCCGACGAGACCGCAAAGCTCGTCGCCAGCCACGCGCCGCTGACGCTCGAAGCCACCAAGGAAGCGGTGCGCCGCATCCGCCGCACGCTGTCGCGCGAGGAAGGCGAGGATCTGATCCTCAAGGCCTATATGAGCGAAGATTTTCGCGAAGGCATGGACGCTTTCCTCAACAAGCGTACGCCCGTCTGGAAGGGCAAGTAG
- a CDS encoding MFS transporter: MKIRFKATHVVLAMLCAMYFITYVDRVNIGTAASEIQKELGLSNTQLGLIFSAFAYPYLLFQVIGGWVGDHFGPRKTLFWCGMIWTAATIMTGFVNGLAALFIARFALGFGEGATFPTATRAMQYWTPANRRGFAQGLTHSFARLGNAVTPPVVALLILWLTWRGAFVVLGFVSLIWGVIWVWYFRNEPKDHASITEAELAALPPRPTGERPRVPWGPLLGRMWPVTLTYFCYGWCLWLYLNWLPLFFKNNYNLDIKNSALFASGVFFAGVVGDSDGGVLSDKILDRTGNVRLARLIVTVTGFTGALLSLLPILFVHDITIVALCLSAGFFCAELVIGPMWSIPMDIAPKYSGTASGLMNTGSAFAAIVSPLVAGFVIDSTGNWYLPFLMSMGLLLLGGFSAFLMHPERPFTEAEGQLPSGRVVAAE, encoded by the coding sequence ATGAAGATTCGGTTCAAGGCCACACATGTCGTGCTGGCGATGCTCTGCGCGATGTATTTCATCACCTATGTCGACCGGGTGAACATCGGCACCGCCGCGAGCGAGATCCAGAAGGAGCTGGGTCTGTCGAACACCCAGCTCGGTCTCATCTTCTCCGCCTTCGCCTATCCCTATCTCTTGTTCCAGGTGATCGGAGGCTGGGTCGGCGATCATTTCGGCCCGCGCAAGACGCTGTTCTGGTGCGGCATGATCTGGACGGCCGCTACCATCATGACCGGCTTCGTCAACGGGCTCGCGGCACTCTTCATCGCACGCTTCGCGCTCGGCTTCGGCGAGGGCGCGACGTTCCCGACGGCCACGCGCGCGATGCAATATTGGACGCCGGCGAACCGCCGCGGCTTCGCGCAAGGGCTGACCCATTCCTTCGCCCGGCTCGGCAACGCGGTGACGCCGCCGGTGGTGGCCCTCTTGATCCTGTGGCTGACCTGGCGCGGCGCCTTCGTCGTGCTCGGCTTCGTGAGCCTGATCTGGGGCGTGATCTGGGTCTGGTATTTCCGCAACGAGCCGAAGGACCACGCCTCGATCACCGAGGCCGAGCTCGCGGCGCTGCCGCCGCGCCCGACCGGCGAGCGGCCGCGCGTGCCGTGGGGCCCGCTGCTCGGGCGGATGTGGCCGGTGACGCTGACCTATTTCTGCTACGGGTGGTGCCTGTGGCTGTACCTGAACTGGCTGCCGCTGTTCTTCAAGAACAACTACAATCTCGACATCAAGAACTCGGCACTGTTCGCCTCCGGCGTGTTCTTCGCCGGCGTGGTCGGCGACAGCGACGGCGGCGTGCTCTCGGACAAGATCCTCGACCGCACCGGCAATGTCCGCCTGGCGCGGCTCATCGTCACCGTAACAGGGTTTACGGGGGCGCTGCTCTCGCTGCTGCCGATCCTGTTCGTCCACGACATCACCATCGTCGCGCTGTGCCTGTCGGCGGGCTTCTTCTGCGCTGAGCTCGTGATCGGCCCGATGTGGTCGATCCCGATGGACATTGCTCCGAAATATTCCGGCACCGCGTCGGGACTCATGAACACCGGCTCGGCCTTCGCGGCCATCGTCTCACCGCTGGTCGCGGGCTTCGTGATCGACTCGACCGGCAACTGGTACCTGCCGTTCCTGATGTCGATGGGGCTTTTGCTGCTCGGCGGCTTTTCGGCCTTCCTGATGCATCCGGAACGCCCGTTCACCGAGGCCGAGGGCCAACTGCCCTCAGGCCGGGTGGTGGCTGCGGAGTAG
- a CDS encoding GntR family transcriptional regulator yields MKSTIPDTGVPIAPPPASNGGDRQENRHEASLHGEILLRLRDYVVEGNIPEGARVPERQLCEMLGISRTPLREALKVLAAEGLIELLPNRGARVRQLSQRDLEELFDVMAGLESLAGRLACEAITDAEITAIEQLHYEMYGHYLHRDMHGYFQTNQRIHESIVAAARNETLKTAYANFAGRIRRVRYSANFARKRQRWAEAMREHEAILDALRRRAASELSDILFQHLRNKRTAAIEHLTEPQEHAPASP; encoded by the coding sequence ATGAAATCCACGATTCCCGACACCGGGGTTCCGATCGCCCCTCCGCCCGCCAGCAATGGCGGCGATCGCCAGGAAAACCGTCACGAAGCCTCGCTTCACGGCGAGATCCTGCTGCGGCTGCGCGACTACGTGGTCGAGGGCAACATCCCCGAAGGCGCGCGCGTTCCGGAACGGCAGCTCTGCGAGATGCTCGGCATCTCCCGCACGCCGCTGCGCGAGGCCTTGAAGGTGCTCGCCGCCGAGGGCCTGATCGAGCTGCTGCCCAACCGTGGCGCGCGCGTCCGCCAGCTCAGCCAGCGCGACCTGGAAGAGCTGTTCGACGTGATGGCGGGACTGGAAAGCCTTGCCGGGCGCCTCGCCTGCGAGGCCATTACAGACGCGGAAATCACCGCGATCGAGCAGCTGCATTACGAGATGTACGGCCACTACCTGCACCGCGACATGCACGGCTACTTCCAGACCAACCAGCGCATCCACGAGAGCATCGTCGCGGCCGCGCGCAACGAGACGCTGAAAACCGCCTACGCCAACTTCGCCGGCCGCATTCGGCGCGTCCGCTACTCCGCCAACTTCGCCCGCAAGCGGCAGCGCTGGGCGGAGGCGATGCGCGAGCACGAGGCCATCCTCGATGCGCTGCGCCGCAGAGCCGCCAGCGAGCTCAGCGACATCCTGTTCCAGCACTTGCGCAACAAGCGGACCGCTGCGATCGAGCACCTGACCGAGCCCCAAGAGCACGCGCCGGCTTCGCCTTGA
- a CDS encoding alanine--glyoxylate aminotransferase family protein codes for MHQGRHFLQIPGPSPVPERVLRAMDMPVIDHRSAEFGELGRTVLEGSQKIFQTKGPVVIFPSSGTGAWEAAIVNTLSPGDKVLMVETGHFATLWRQMAGRFGIEVDFVPGDWRRGADPAVIEAKLTEDKARAIKAVMVVHNETSTGATSRIAEIRAAIERTSHPALLMVDTISSLGSVDYRHDEWKVDVSVSCSQKGFMLPPGLGFNAISEKALAASKTNKMPRSYFDWEEMLKPNAKGFFPYTPATNLLYGLREAIAMLLEEGLDNVFARHQRLAAATRAAVNHWGLEILCQEPSEFSPVLTAVLMPPGHDADQFRKVVLENYNMSLGSGLSKVAGKVFRIGHLGECNALTLLGALTGVEMGLSVAGVPHRSGGVDVAMKLLEQRPQGNASPHLKVVAT; via the coding sequence ATGCATCAGGGACGCCATTTCCTTCAGATTCCGGGCCCGAGCCCGGTCCCCGAGCGCGTTCTGCGCGCCATGGACATGCCTGTGATCGACCACCGCAGCGCCGAGTTCGGCGAGCTCGGCCGCACCGTGCTCGAAGGCAGCCAGAAGATCTTCCAGACCAAGGGCCCGGTCGTGATCTTCCCCTCCTCGGGGACCGGCGCCTGGGAAGCCGCGATCGTCAACACGCTGTCGCCGGGCGATAAGGTGCTGATGGTCGAGACCGGCCATTTCGCCACGCTGTGGCGGCAGATGGCGGGTCGCTTCGGCATCGAGGTCGATTTCGTTCCGGGCGACTGGCGCCGCGGCGCCGATCCCGCCGTGATCGAAGCAAAACTCACCGAGGACAAGGCGCGCGCAATCAAGGCCGTGATGGTCGTGCACAACGAGACCTCGACCGGTGCGACCAGCCGCATCGCCGAGATCCGCGCCGCGATCGAGCGCACCTCGCATCCGGCGCTGCTGATGGTCGACACCATCTCCTCGCTCGGCTCGGTCGACTACCGCCACGACGAGTGGAAGGTCGACGTCAGCGTCAGCTGCTCGCAGAAAGGTTTCATGCTGCCGCCCGGCCTCGGCTTCAACGCGATTTCGGAGAAGGCGCTGGCTGCGTCCAAGACCAACAAGATGCCGCGCTCCTATTTCGACTGGGAGGAGATGCTCAAGCCCAATGCCAAGGGCTTCTTCCCCTACACACCGGCGACCAATTTGCTCTACGGGCTGCGCGAGGCGATCGCGATGCTGCTCGAGGAGGGGCTCGACAACGTCTTCGCGCGGCATCAGCGGCTGGCGGCTGCGACGCGCGCCGCGGTCAATCATTGGGGTCTCGAGATCCTCTGCCAGGAGCCGTCGGAATTTTCGCCGGTGCTGACCGCGGTGCTGATGCCGCCCGGCCATGACGCCGACCAGTTCCGCAAAGTTGTGCTCGAGAACTACAACATGTCGCTCGGCTCAGGCCTGTCGAAGGTCGCCGGAAAGGTCTTCCGCATCGGCCATCTCGGCGAATGCAATGCGCTGACGCTGCTCGGCGCGCTTACCGGCGTCGAGATGGGCCTGTCGGTCGCAGGCGTGCCGCATCGCTCCGGCGGCGTCGATGTCGCGATGAAGCTCTTGGAGCAGCGCCCGCAAGGCAATGCATCGCCACACCTGAAAGTGGTCGCCACTTAA
- the gspD gene encoding type II secretion system secretin GspD, whose protein sequence is MLLSSAFLLGACIVTADQSIEADPKDPRAQDIADKVRSLDLQPRQPADTGASGIAQSKSSKPAIYLGDDATPQGSAVAERDDGGGSGYDLNFENAPVATVAKVILGDVLNVGYTIDPRVQGTVTLASVRPVPKADALYVLENALRMSGVALVRDRTGYRLLPAPEAGPGGVDRANVAAGQGISVVPLRYVSAQNIFKLLDAFGVKASTMRPDNARNTLIISGSGSDRASAVDTILSFDADWMRGQSVGIFPVHNSAPEPVISEIEKIMDSGEGGMSQNVIKLQAISRLNSILVVSQKPEYLKRAQTWIARLDRSDTDGVNLKSYPLRYGNSKVIVAMLNDMLLNQGSANGSTLDSASSQISPGSGMSTTSSSSTNPIASLSALPTAAAGATTPVSGPAGSSFSARPAPVASATPAQDNGLGGGLSGGGGAKPGANSILQNVRITADVTNNAVLVYANQDAQRIVEQTIRQIDRPQRQIAIEATIAEVTLNNQLNYGVQFFLASQKGSISNTISGISNSATIGSNTEPTSNAVNAAAGALLGRALPGFNFLIGSENSPRVVLDALHNVTDVKVLSNPSLVVLDNQAATLQVGDQVPFSTGTATVLTANNTVVNTIDYKNTGIILRVLPRANANGNVVLDIEQEISSVAAGSANSLTPTISQRRVKSSIAVTSGQTVLLAGLISETENRQRQGIPILDSIPGMGDAFSHQTNTRARTELILFIRPTVIKDGVDAHVIAEEMRTKMNSRLVGTSNPVVTVNPPKVAR, encoded by the coding sequence ATGCTGTTGTCGTCCGCTTTCCTGCTCGGCGCCTGCATCGTCACCGCCGACCAATCCATCGAGGCCGACCCAAAAGATCCGCGCGCGCAGGACATTGCCGATAAAGTTCGCTCACTCGACCTGCAGCCGCGCCAACCCGCAGATACCGGCGCGAGCGGCATCGCCCAGTCGAAATCGTCCAAGCCTGCGATCTATCTCGGCGATGATGCAACGCCCCAGGGCAGTGCTGTAGCCGAGCGCGATGATGGCGGCGGCAGCGGATATGATCTCAATTTCGAGAACGCGCCGGTGGCGACCGTCGCGAAGGTGATCCTCGGTGACGTGTTGAATGTCGGCTACACGATCGACCCGCGCGTGCAGGGTACCGTGACGCTGGCCTCGGTGCGCCCAGTGCCCAAGGCGGACGCGCTCTACGTGCTAGAGAATGCGCTGCGCATGTCCGGCGTCGCGTTGGTGCGCGACCGCACCGGCTATCGGCTGCTGCCGGCCCCGGAGGCAGGTCCCGGCGGCGTCGACCGCGCGAACGTCGCGGCCGGCCAGGGCATCTCCGTGGTGCCGCTGCGCTATGTCTCGGCCCAAAACATCTTCAAGCTGCTCGACGCGTTCGGCGTCAAGGCCTCGACCATGCGTCCCGACAACGCCCGCAACACGCTGATCATCAGCGGCAGCGGCTCCGACCGGGCGTCCGCCGTCGACACCATTCTCTCCTTCGATGCCGACTGGATGCGCGGACAATCCGTCGGCATCTTCCCGGTGCACAATTCCGCGCCGGAGCCCGTCATCAGCGAGATCGAGAAGATCATGGATTCCGGCGAAGGCGGGATGAGCCAGAACGTGATCAAGCTGCAGGCGATCTCGCGGCTCAACTCGATCCTCGTGGTGAGCCAGAAGCCGGAGTATCTGAAGCGCGCGCAGACATGGATCGCGCGGCTCGACCGCTCCGACACCGACGGGGTGAACCTGAAATCCTATCCGCTGCGCTACGGCAATTCCAAGGTGATCGTGGCGATGCTGAACGACATGCTGCTCAACCAGGGCTCGGCGAACGGCTCGACGCTCGACAGCGCCTCGAGCCAGATCTCGCCCGGCTCCGGGATGTCGACGACGTCATCGTCCTCCACCAATCCCATCGCCTCGCTGAGCGCATTGCCGACCGCCGCTGCCGGGGCCACCACGCCGGTCAGCGGACCCGCCGGCTCGTCGTTCAGCGCCCGTCCCGCCCCTGTCGCCTCGGCGACGCCGGCACAGGACAACGGCCTCGGCGGCGGACTGTCGGGCGGTGGCGGCGCGAAGCCCGGCGCCAACAGCATCCTGCAGAACGTGCGGATCACCGCCGACGTCACCAACAACGCCGTGCTCGTCTACGCCAACCAGGACGCCCAGCGCATCGTCGAGCAGACCATCCGCCAGATCGACCGGCCGCAGCGCCAGATCGCGATCGAGGCGACCATCGCCGAGGTGACGCTGAACAATCAGCTGAACTATGGCGTGCAGTTCTTCCTGGCGAGCCAGAAAGGCTCGATCTCCAACACCATCTCGGGCATCAGCAACAGCGCCACGATCGGCAGCAACACCGAGCCGACGAGCAACGCGGTCAACGCCGCCGCCGGCGCCCTGCTCGGGCGCGCGTTGCCCGGCTTCAATTTCCTGATCGGCTCCGAAAACTCGCCGCGCGTCGTGCTCGATGCGCTGCATAACGTCACCGACGTCAAGGTGCTGTCGAATCCCTCGCTGGTGGTGCTCGACAACCAGGCCGCAACCTTGCAGGTCGGCGACCAGGTGCCGTTCTCGACCGGCACCGCGACCGTGCTGACCGCCAACAACACTGTGGTCAACACCATCGACTACAAGAACACCGGCATCATCCTGCGCGTGCTGCCGCGCGCCAATGCCAACGGCAACGTCGTGCTCGACATCGAGCAGGAGATCTCGAGCGTCGCTGCCGGCAGTGCCAACTCGCTGACGCCGACGATCTCGCAGCGCCGGGTCAAGAGCTCGATCGCGGTGACGAGCGGGCAGACCGTGCTGCTGGCCGGCCTGATCAGCGAGACCGAGAACAGGCAGCGCCAGGGCATTCCGATCCTCGATTCCATTCCCGGCATGGGCGATGCCTTCTCGCATCAGACCAACACGCGTGCACGCACCGAGCTGATCCTGTTCATCAGGCCGACCGTGATCAAGGACGGCGTCGATGCGCATGTCATCGCGGAGGAGATGCGCACGAAGATGAACAGCCGCCTGGTCGGGACCAGCAATCCCGTGGTAACCGTGAACCCGCCCAAGGTGGCACGCTAG
- a CDS encoding aminotransferase class V-fold PLP-dependent enzyme — MTVHTGRHFLQIPGPTNVPDRVLRAMDMPTLDHRGPEFAELGFAVLAAMQRVFRTKQPVIIFPSSGTGAWEAAMVNVFAPGDKVLMCETGQFAVLWRGIADKFKLDVDFIPSDWRHGADLAEIEQRLAADKQHKIKAVCVVHNETSTGCLTPPLEVRKILDRVKHPALLMVDTISGLGSMEYEHDAWGIDVSVAGSQKGLMLPPGLGFNAVSEKALNVAKTNPGMRSYWDWQEVISFNKLGTFPYTPATNLLYGLREAVKMLEEEGLENVWARHKRHSAATRAAVKVWGLETQCADPAAHSPALTGVRVPEGFDADAFRKVVLENFDMSLGTGLNKVKGKVFRIGHIGHFNDLMLMGTLAGVEMGLDLAKIPHRSGGVLAAMDVLKGRDVVPMTKAQVA, encoded by the coding sequence ATGACCGTGCATACTGGAAGGCATTTCTTACAGATTCCAGGACCGACCAACGTGCCCGACCGCGTGCTGCGGGCGATGGACATGCCGACGCTGGACCATCGCGGTCCGGAGTTCGCCGAGCTCGGTTTCGCCGTCCTCGCCGCGATGCAGCGCGTGTTCCGCACCAAGCAGCCCGTGATCATCTTCCCCTCGTCCGGCACCGGCGCCTGGGAAGCGGCGATGGTCAACGTGTTCGCGCCCGGCGACAAGGTCTTGATGTGCGAGACAGGCCAGTTCGCCGTGCTGTGGCGCGGCATCGCCGACAAGTTCAAGCTCGACGTCGACTTCATCCCGAGCGACTGGCGCCATGGCGCCGACCTCGCCGAGATCGAGCAGCGCCTGGCCGCCGACAAGCAGCACAAGATCAAGGCGGTCTGCGTCGTGCACAACGAGACCTCGACCGGCTGCCTGACGCCGCCCCTGGAGGTGCGCAAGATCCTCGACCGCGTGAAGCACCCGGCGCTGCTGATGGTCGACACCATCTCCGGCCTCGGCTCGATGGAATACGAGCACGACGCCTGGGGCATCGACGTCTCGGTTGCGGGCTCGCAGAAGGGCCTGATGCTGCCGCCGGGCCTCGGCTTCAACGCCGTGTCGGAGAAGGCGCTCAACGTCGCCAAAACCAATCCGGGCATGCGCTCCTATTGGGACTGGCAGGAAGTGATCAGCTTCAACAAGCTCGGCACCTTCCCCTATACGCCGGCGACCAATCTGCTCTACGGCCTGCGCGAAGCGGTGAAGATGCTGGAGGAGGAGGGCCTCGAGAACGTCTGGGCCCGCCACAAGCGTCACAGCGCGGCGACGCGCGCCGCGGTCAAGGTCTGGGGCCTCGAGACGCAGTGCGCCGATCCCGCCGCGCATTCGCCGGCGCTGACCGGCGTGCGCGTGCCGGAAGGGTTCGACGCCGACGCCTTCCGCAAGGTGGTGCTGGAGAATTTCGACATGTCGCTCGGCACCGGCCTGAACAAGGTCAAGGGCAAGGTGTTCCGCATCGGCCATATCGGCCATTTCAACGATCTGATGCTGATGGGCACGCTTGCCGGCGTCGAGATGGGCCTCGATCTTGCAAAAATCCCGCACCGGAGCGGCGGCGTGCTGGCGGCCATGGACGTCCTGAAGGGACGCGACGTGGTGCCGATGACCAAGGCCCAGGTGGCGTAA
- a CDS encoding tetratricopeptide repeat protein has protein sequence MMRKIGLDQAASYGGRPLRHMLMLLGVAGWMLVGATGAHAQSFRQGVAAFQRQDYVTASRIFIPLAERGNAPAQTYLGFLFETGRGVPMNYTEAAMWYRRAAEQGDSRAQYSLGLLYDRGQGVPQDIVEASKWLNLSTAAAPPPVRESRARIRDAVTTKMTRGEIAQARLRALEWAPSREH, from the coding sequence ATGATGAGGAAGATTGGGCTCGATCAGGCTGCGAGCTACGGCGGGCGGCCGCTGCGACACATGCTCATGTTGCTCGGCGTCGCCGGCTGGATGCTTGTGGGTGCCACCGGTGCCCACGCCCAGTCGTTCCGCCAGGGCGTCGCCGCGTTCCAGCGTCAGGACTATGTGACGGCTTCCCGCATCTTCATTCCGCTCGCCGAGCGCGGCAATGCGCCGGCGCAGACCTATCTCGGCTTCCTGTTCGAGACCGGCCGCGGCGTGCCGATGAACTACACGGAAGCCGCGATGTGGTACCGCCGCGCGGCGGAGCAGGGCGACAGCCGCGCGCAATATTCGCTGGGCCTGCTCTATGACCGCGGCCAGGGCGTGCCGCAGGACATCGTCGAGGCCTCCAAATGGCTCAACCTGTCGACGGCTGCCGCACCGCCGCCGGTGCGGGAGTCGCGGGCCCGGATCCGCGATGCCGTCACCACCAAGATGACACGCGGGGAGATCGCGCAGGCCCGTCTGCGGGCGCTGGAATGGGCGCCGAGCCGCGAGCATTGA